A portion of the Pan troglodytes isolate AG18354 chromosome 10, NHGRI_mPanTro3-v2.0_pri, whole genome shotgun sequence genome contains these proteins:
- the LOC134807412 gene encoding uncharacterized protein LOC134807412, whose protein sequence is MRPRRRRPCDSAASTPGARSSRRLAVQIWGRCRLSPESPPPAPWRPRYRRAPPLAPPRPGGAPLPGGPWRRRGRCNAEREHEEGRGLAMGPKEAETPGVPAALFITPGGSCRAPEPPEPPEMQAGCTPQGVQLWQ, encoded by the coding sequence ATGCGGCCCCGTCGCCGCCGCCCATGTGACAGCGCAGCCTCTACGCCCGGAGCCCGGAGCTCCCGGCGGCTGGCGGTGCAGATCTGGGGGCGCTGCCGGCTGTCCCCGGAGAGCCCACCCCCGGCTCCCTGGCGGCCCAGGTACCGCCGCGCCCCGCCCCTTGCCCCGCCCCGCCCTGGGGGAGCCCCGCTTCCGGGCGGCCCCTGGCGGCGAAGGGGACGCTGCAACGCGGAGCGGGAGCACGAGGAGGGAAGGGGCTTGGCAATGGGCCCCAAAGAGGCCGAGACCCCGGGAGTGCCGGCAGCGCTCTTTATCACGCCTGGAGGCTCCTGCAGAGCCCCGGAACCGCCCGAACCTCCAGAAATGCAGGCAGGGTGCACTCCCCAGGGGGTACAACTTTGGCAATGA